A genomic stretch from Verrucomicrobiota bacterium includes:
- the cas12b gene encoding type V CRISPR-associated protein Cas12b: MNRIYQGKVTNVEIANPDQHAPRILSASTGERTEVRCRNQNPWLPFADDPKQAKAKWQAALWQHHQLFQDAVNYYLFCLAALASDETTPMGKLRKQLADVWQPFIRKSRRFRGLCAVIMPYVLPGKTQATIEDAFAATLDGNSSSKELLQLAVDALVEDLGGDSAIQQEGRGYLPRLCWPGYNGQFPRGAASLQKAEAKTTLPALLHDPESARNPDAIAAKLKFGFFANPIPNANPVSGKEARDKLLEALAWLKGKDSRLTAIAEHLEKKIGALPDSAAYPAYAGGSINKEALKRRFFAYLLFAYVERSLVTFEVLRDSFPAPKSPARQTAKVAAGTADRLVSMGDDPIKLARGNRGYVFPAFTSLPCWGGKGPVDLLWSEFDIAAFKEALKTANQFRLKTQERLQKAAGLQAELDWMDGKATKLKRAEHVEEELPAVLKGDPRFEKVKHLIEVELAEEHYLAEGESVAYGLHPRTLRCYRDLVALWNKKVKPGQPFSDEVYGKLIAATDEFQAENKERIGSVTLFKKLLEKDYWCLWATPDEATAAAQQKAGFSERIVEDYQHYLELQTDIARLKEPIRFTPADAEHSRRLFMFSDLMGRAKSEHVPNATPHGFGVDVSLAVNTNGIWKETRVRLHYSAPRLSRDGLRKASGEDLERAAWLQPMMAALNLPEPTSQDFSKCAVSLMPNRQGEEFRHLLNFPVSLDPSALHKAVGSQARWVSQFVAFGKGDDEQKFFLRWPQEETPALRKAGPWWEALDAFTCLPVDLGQRDAGAYALLDVRANAGWGKKPARELGNTNGKTWSAGLAAAGVLRLPGEDARVWRDGKWQEELSGEKGRLATDDEWKETRDLIRRLADFVADAKEGKLNAEEVVTSWIGDDPKTWSFPELNGKLLRVFGRAQGWLARCHRWLWMLGDESKRDRALAELLEQERRTDLRPRAEAKEVGPLLTLIKAEIERLNSFLPEQLVRIANRCVPLRGRKWAWNNHPDQEFGKKGCHLVEMVEAADHKPLIAGQRGLSLERIEQLEELRRRFQSLNRALQREPGTAPKSGREMRNDPLPDCCPDILDKLDRTKEQRVNQTAHMIVAQALGVRLRPHQASVEERAAKDLHGEYEPIPGRKPVDFVVLEDLSAYLSSQTRERKENLRLMKWCHRQVTDKVKELCQAFGIPVLETPAAYSSKFCSRTGVAGFRAREIRNEDRNTFPWKKRLADGDESTRELFDWLAKANEGRANKVPRTLLVPMPLGPLFVPAASKLPVMQADINAAINLGLRAIAAPDAHAVHVRIRSETTDGKFQVRAESKREKARWGSKPPDIKMVNETQQAALAREGGKPNFFVDLGKLAMFDKAAIGDLPLPLASGRGLWKSVRDREWTRCREINSERMRQWGFQPGDHTPQVVATPDQEDDVPMQYT, encoded by the coding sequence ATGAACCGCATCTACCAAGGCAAGGTCACCAACGTCGAAATCGCCAACCCGGACCAGCACGCGCCGCGCATCCTCTCCGCCTCGACCGGGGAGAGGACCGAGGTGAGGTGTCGAAATCAGAATCCGTGGCTGCCGTTCGCTGACGACCCCAAGCAGGCGAAAGCCAAATGGCAAGCCGCCCTCTGGCAGCACCACCAACTCTTTCAGGACGCGGTGAATTATTATCTGTTCTGCCTTGCTGCGCTGGCCAGTGATGAAACTACCCCGATGGGGAAATTGCGGAAGCAGCTTGCGGATGTGTGGCAACCCTTCATCCGCAAGAGCAGACGCTTCAGAGGACTGTGCGCCGTGATTATGCCGTACGTGTTGCCCGGCAAAACCCAAGCAACCATCGAAGACGCTTTCGCCGCTACCCTCGATGGGAATTCATCAAGCAAGGAATTGTTGCAACTGGCGGTCGATGCGTTGGTCGAAGACCTGGGTGGAGATTCGGCGATTCAACAAGAAGGGCGCGGTTATCTGCCCCGGCTCTGCTGGCCCGGCTACAACGGACAGTTCCCACGCGGAGCCGCATCCTTGCAGAAGGCTGAAGCCAAGACCACTTTGCCGGCGCTGCTGCATGATCCTGAATCCGCACGAAATCCTGATGCCATTGCCGCCAAACTGAAATTCGGCTTCTTCGCCAACCCGATTCCGAACGCGAATCCAGTGTCAGGGAAGGAAGCACGAGACAAATTGTTGGAGGCGCTGGCTTGGCTAAAAGGGAAGGATTCCCGACTGACTGCAATTGCGGAACATCTTGAGAAGAAGATCGGAGCGCTGCCAGACTCGGCTGCGTACCCGGCGTATGCCGGCGGCAGTATCAACAAGGAAGCGCTGAAGCGCCGGTTTTTCGCCTACCTCTTGTTCGCGTACGTCGAACGCTCACTCGTTACGTTTGAAGTCCTTCGCGACTCATTCCCTGCTCCGAAGTCTCCGGCTCGGCAGACAGCCAAAGTCGCAGCGGGCACAGCGGACCGACTTGTTAGCATGGGTGACGACCCGATCAAACTTGCGCGCGGCAATCGCGGTTATGTGTTTCCTGCTTTTACCAGCCTGCCCTGTTGGGGTGGCAAAGGCCCGGTCGATCTGCTGTGGAGCGAGTTCGACATCGCCGCCTTCAAGGAGGCGTTGAAGACAGCAAACCAGTTTCGTCTGAAAACGCAGGAACGTTTGCAGAAAGCCGCCGGGTTACAGGCAGAACTGGATTGGATGGATGGCAAGGCCACCAAGCTCAAGCGCGCGGAGCACGTCGAGGAAGAGCTGCCAGCCGTCCTCAAGGGCGACCCTCGTTTTGAGAAAGTGAAGCATCTGATCGAAGTGGAACTGGCAGAGGAACATTATCTGGCTGAGGGTGAGAGCGTGGCGTATGGGCTGCACCCCCGCACGCTGCGCTGCTATCGCGACCTCGTCGCGCTGTGGAACAAGAAGGTGAAGCCAGGCCAACCGTTCTCGGACGAAGTTTATGGAAAACTGATTGCTGCTACCGACGAGTTCCAGGCGGAGAACAAGGAGCGCATCGGCAGCGTGACATTGTTCAAGAAGCTGCTCGAAAAAGATTACTGGTGCTTGTGGGCGACGCCGGACGAAGCGACAGCCGCTGCGCAGCAAAAGGCCGGGTTCTCAGAGCGCATCGTCGAGGATTACCAGCACTACCTGGAATTGCAGACGGACATTGCGCGCCTCAAGGAACCCATCAGGTTTACACCGGCAGACGCGGAACACTCGCGCCGGCTGTTCATGTTTTCTGACCTCATGGGCCGAGCGAAGTCGGAGCATGTGCCGAACGCAACACCTCACGGGTTTGGCGTGGATGTATCGTTGGCCGTGAACACCAATGGCATCTGGAAAGAAACGCGGGTGCGGTTGCATTACTCCGCGCCGCGTTTGAGCCGAGATGGACTGCGCAAAGCGAGTGGCGAAGACCTCGAACGTGCGGCGTGGTTGCAACCGATGATGGCGGCCTTGAATCTTCCCGAACCCACATCGCAAGATTTTTCCAAATGCGCGGTTTCTCTGATGCCCAACCGGCAGGGCGAGGAGTTCCGGCATTTGCTCAACTTTCCGGTGTCGCTCGACCCGAGTGCCTTGCACAAAGCTGTCGGCTCACAAGCACGGTGGGTTAGCCAGTTCGTCGCTTTCGGCAAAGGTGACGACGAACAAAAGTTTTTCCTGCGCTGGCCGCAAGAGGAAACACCCGCGTTGCGCAAGGCGGGTCCGTGGTGGGAGGCGTTGGATGCCTTTACTTGTTTGCCGGTTGACCTCGGACAACGAGACGCGGGCGCCTATGCGTTGCTGGATGTCCGAGCAAATGCGGGCTGGGGCAAGAAACCGGCGCGAGAATTGGGCAACACGAATGGCAAGACTTGGAGCGCCGGCCTCGCCGCCGCCGGAGTCTTGCGCCTGCCGGGCGAAGATGCGCGGGTGTGGCGCGATGGCAAATGGCAGGAGGAACTTTCCGGAGAAAAGGGACGCCTTGCGACGGATGACGAATGGAAAGAGACGCGAGACCTTATTCGCCGGCTTGCCGATTTCGTAGCCGATGCAAAGGAGGGAAAGCTGAACGCAGAGGAAGTTGTCACGTCTTGGATAGGCGACGACCCCAAGACATGGTCGTTCCCCGAGTTGAACGGCAAGTTGCTCCGCGTGTTTGGGCGGGCGCAAGGCTGGCTGGCACGCTGCCATCGCTGGCTCTGGATGCTGGGTGATGAAAGTAAACGCGACCGTGCTCTCGCGGAATTGCTGGAACAGGAACGACGAACCGATTTGCGACCGCGTGCGGAAGCCAAGGAGGTTGGCCCGCTCCTAACGCTCATCAAAGCGGAGATCGAACGACTTAACTCATTCCTGCCCGAACAACTCGTTCGCATCGCCAATCGCTGCGTGCCCCTACGCGGACGCAAATGGGCGTGGAACAACCATCCGGACCAGGAATTCGGGAAGAAGGGCTGCCATCTGGTGGAAATGGTGGAAGCCGCCGATCACAAACCGCTGATTGCGGGGCAACGCGGACTTTCGCTTGAACGTATCGAACAACTGGAGGAATTGCGCCGCCGCTTTCAATCGCTCAATCGCGCGCTCCAACGCGAACCAGGAACCGCGCCCAAGAGCGGGCGCGAGATGCGCAACGATCCGCTGCCGGATTGCTGCCCGGATATTTTGGACAAGCTCGACCGCACCAAGGAGCAGCGCGTGAACCAGACAGCACACATGATTGTCGCGCAGGCGCTCGGGGTGCGCTTGCGTCCGCATCAGGCTTCTGTGGAGGAGCGAGCAGCGAAGGATTTGCATGGCGAGTATGAGCCGATCCCGGGGCGTAAGCCTGTGGACTTCGTCGTCCTCGAAGATCTGTCGGCTTACCTGAGTTCACAGACACGCGAGCGAAAGGAAAACCTGCGATTGATGAAGTGGTGCCACCGCCAGGTAACGGACAAGGTGAAGGAACTTTGTCAGGCGTTCGGTATCCCCGTGCTGGAAACTCCCGCCGCCTACTCCTCCAAGTTCTGCTCGCGGACGGGCGTGGCGGGCTTTCGCGCACGGGAGATTCGGAACGAAGACCGTAATACATTCCCGTGGAAGAAGCGTTTGGCTGATGGCGATGAATCCACCCGCGAGTTGTTTGACTGGCTGGCAAAAGCAAACGAAGGCCGGGCGAACAAGGTTCCGCGGACATTGCTCGTGCCCATGCCGCTCGGTCCTCTCTTCGTGCCGGCCGCTTCAAAGCTCCCCGTCATGCAAGCGGACATCAATGCCGCCATCAATCTTGGCCTGCGCGCCATCGCCGCGCCGGACGCGCACGCGGTACACGTCCGCATTCGCTCAGAAACGACAGACGGGAAGTTCCAGGTTCGTGCGGAAAGCAAACGCGAGAAGGCACGCTGGGGAAGCAAACCGCCCGACATCAAGATGGTCAATGAAACGCAACAAGCGGCCCTGGCTCGCGAGGGTGGAAAGCCAAATTTCTTTGTGGATCTTGGGAAGTTGGCGATGTTTGACAAAGCGGCCATTGGGGACTTACCGCTTCCCTTAGCCAGCGGGCGCGGCCTATGGAAATCAGTTCGGGACCGGGAATGGACCCGCTGCCGCGAGATCAATAGTGAGCGGATGCGGCAATGGGGATTTCAACCCGGGGATCACACGCCGCAGGTAGTCGCAACTCCGGACCAAGAGGACGATGTTCCGATGCAGTACACATGA
- a CDS encoding DUF3303 family protein, whose amino-acid sequence MKYMISWFERPQGSPMEYENAQKRILEVFTQWQAPANFKIEVFVVRVGEWGGHMLVDCDDPATVHKVCSTWPAFVFEARPVIPVADAVRVELETIAWRDGLKRK is encoded by the coding sequence ATGAAATACATGATCAGTTGGTTCGAACGTCCGCAAGGTTCGCCCATGGAATACGAGAATGCCCAGAAGCGGATACTGGAGGTTTTCACCCAGTGGCAGGCGCCCGCCAATTTCAAGATCGAGGTGTTTGTCGTGCGCGTAGGCGAGTGGGGCGGCCACATGCTGGTGGACTGCGACGATCCGGCGACCGTTCACAAGGTCTGCTCGACCTGGCCGGCTTTTGTATTCGAGGCGCGCCCCGTGATTCCCGTCGCGGACGCCGTCCGCGTCGAACTGGAAACGATTGCCTGGCGCGATGGACTCAAACGCAAGTGA
- a CDS encoding prepilin-type N-terminal cleavage/methylation domain-containing protein, protein MEIMKQLEPSTVTKQSQGFTLIELLVVIAIIAILAGLLLPALAKAKEKGRAISCLSNIKQLGLGYKMYSDDNSDDMVALYLFNAPPPGAFIPSDGVMWWVDCLRPYIQTTNVCKCASVKSDFGIAGSHPELTWWASDPKGHPPTKLARIKRPVESIPFADFGVVANPAEKDPDKWVVVPNPTPIPPYWPRPFWRTPANQGYFDSDPQRPVNRHSGKGNTGYVDGHAEAIKVSRIGLQYYPGKNEAGQSATGVQWLGGNGKYDPRWMWDLE, encoded by the coding sequence ATGGAAATTATGAAACAATTGGAACCTTCAACCGTCACGAAGCAATCGCAGGGCTTCACCTTGATCGAACTGCTGGTGGTCATCGCCATCATTGCCATTCTGGCGGGACTGCTTTTGCCGGCGCTGGCCAAGGCCAAGGAGAAAGGGCGGGCCATAAGTTGCCTGAGCAACATCAAACAGTTGGGTTTGGGTTACAAAATGTATTCGGACGACAACTCTGATGACATGGTGGCTTTGTATCTGTTCAACGCCCCTCCTCCAGGTGCCTTTATTCCCAGCGATGGGGTCATGTGGTGGGTGGATTGCCTCCGGCCATATATCCAAACAACCAACGTCTGCAAATGCGCGAGCGTGAAAAGCGATTTCGGGATCGCGGGGAGCCATCCCGAACTTACGTGGTGGGCATCGGACCCTAAGGGCCACCCGCCAACCAAACTGGCTAGAATCAAACGGCCGGTTGAATCCATTCCATTTGCCGATTTCGGCGTGGTTGCCAATCCGGCTGAAAAAGATCCTGATAAGTGGGTGGTGGTGCCCAACCCAACGCCAATTCCACCCTATTGGCCTCGCCCCTTTTGGCGTACGCCAGCCAATCAAGGTTATTTCGATAGTGACCCCCAACGTCCGGTGAATCGGCACAGTGGCAAGGGCAACACCGGCTACGTCGACGGCCACGCGGAGGCGATTAAAGTCAGCCGCATTGGCCTGCAGTATTATCCCGGTAAGAATGAGGCAGGGCAGAGCGCAACCGGCGTGCAATGGCTGGGTGGCAACGGGAAATACGACCCACGCTGGATGTGGGACCTGGAATGA
- the cas2 gene encoding CRISPR-associated endonuclease Cas2, with translation MSRIRYLVSYDICEPKRLRRVARALEGFGVRLQYSVFECPLDDMRMAMLKAALQPIVKHDEDQVLFVSLGPSANDASLIIEAMGLPYTVRTRVTII, from the coding sequence GTGTCTCGAATCCGCTACCTCGTCAGCTACGATATTTGCGAGCCAAAGCGGCTTCGGCGTGTGGCACGCGCGCTCGAAGGCTTCGGCGTGCGGCTGCAGTATTCGGTCTTCGAGTGCCCGCTCGACGATATGCGAATGGCCATGCTCAAGGCCGCGCTTCAACCCATTGTGAAACATGACGAAGATCAGGTGTTGTTCGTCTCGCTTGGTCCGAGTGCCAACGACGCCAGCTTGATCATTGAAGCGATGGGACTGCCCTATACCGTCCGGACGCGCGTGACGATTATTTGA
- the cas1 gene encoding CRISPR-associated endonuclease Cas1, whose amino-acid sequence MSDAPVQTQAGLEAQPPMPVRRLHNFIYCPRLFYFQWVENIFQENADTVAGSHVHRNVDAPSKLEDAKELGLPEGAKIRSLRLESEALGLIGVVDIVEGGPDGAEIIDYKKGSARRNAEGERVAKEPDAMQVAAHALLLREHGVNAVRGAIYYAADKRRVPVELSEELFAKVRRTIEEARGVAASGRCPPPLKNDARCLYCSAYPICLPNETLWWSKRRKPAETDGQTQFGFIGQTEDAVRDRILEALDFAAESGKGPPTLEPPRPEHDDGEVLVVQTPGAQIGQRGDQLLVSVKGEDVRKIPGQQVRAIYCYGAVQITAQAVETCLDLGIDVSYFSPAGRFLGLLRALPASGVDARRGQYRLFELPGVRLQLAREVIRAKIHNQRVMLMRNGDVPERVLKLMVNFRDATESAREMTELLGIEGNAAAIYFEQFESMLKQREDWKFDWRGRNRRPPRDPVNALLSLGYSMLAKELTGVCHAVGLDPFLGFMHQPRYGRPALALDLMEEFRPLVADSVAISLVNRGELGPEDFMRGANGTFLSDRGRKAFWEAWFRRCDTEVSHPEFEYKMAYRRMLEVQARQLWRFVRGEAAAYHGFTTR is encoded by the coding sequence ATGAGCGACGCCCCGGTTCAGACCCAGGCCGGACTTGAGGCGCAGCCGCCGATGCCGGTGCGTCGGCTGCACAACTTCATCTATTGCCCGCGGCTGTTTTATTTCCAGTGGGTCGAGAACATTTTTCAGGAGAACGCGGATACGGTGGCCGGCAGCCATGTCCATCGCAACGTGGACGCGCCGTCCAAACTGGAGGATGCCAAGGAACTCGGCCTGCCGGAGGGCGCGAAGATTCGCAGTCTGCGGCTGGAAAGCGAAGCGCTCGGCCTCATCGGCGTGGTGGACATCGTCGAGGGCGGGCCGGACGGCGCGGAGATCATTGATTACAAGAAAGGCTCGGCCCGGCGCAACGCGGAGGGCGAGCGCGTGGCGAAAGAGCCGGACGCCATGCAGGTGGCCGCGCACGCGCTGTTGTTGCGCGAGCATGGCGTCAACGCGGTTCGCGGCGCGATTTATTACGCGGCGGACAAACGTCGCGTGCCGGTGGAGTTGAGCGAGGAGTTGTTTGCCAAAGTCCGCCGCACGATTGAGGAGGCGCGGGGCGTGGCCGCGAGCGGTCGCTGCCCGCCACCGTTGAAGAACGATGCGCGGTGTCTCTACTGCTCCGCGTATCCGATTTGTCTGCCCAACGAAACGCTGTGGTGGTCGAAGCGACGTAAACCAGCGGAAACGGACGGGCAAACTCAATTCGGTTTCATCGGCCAAACCGAAGATGCCGTCCGCGACCGGATTCTCGAAGCGTTGGATTTTGCCGCCGAGTCGGGCAAAGGACCACCGACGCTCGAACCACCACGCCCGGAGCACGACGACGGTGAGGTGCTGGTGGTGCAAACGCCCGGCGCGCAGATCGGGCAGCGCGGCGACCAGTTGCTTGTGAGCGTGAAGGGCGAGGACGTGCGGAAGATTCCCGGCCAGCAGGTGCGCGCGATCTATTGCTACGGCGCGGTGCAAATCACGGCGCAGGCGGTGGAGACGTGTTTGGACCTGGGTATTGATGTTTCCTACTTCAGTCCGGCGGGGCGGTTTCTCGGTTTGCTGCGGGCGCTGCCGGCCAGCGGCGTGGACGCGCGGCGCGGGCAATACCGGCTGTTTGAATTGCCCGGCGTGCGGCTGCAACTTGCGAGAGAAGTCATCCGCGCCAAAATTCACAACCAGCGCGTGATGCTCATGCGCAACGGCGACGTGCCGGAGCGCGTGTTGAAGTTGATGGTGAATTTCCGCGACGCCACCGAATCCGCGCGCGAGATGACGGAACTGCTCGGCATCGAAGGCAACGCGGCAGCGATTTATTTCGAGCAATTCGAATCCATGCTCAAGCAGCGGGAGGATTGGAAGTTCGACTGGCGCGGGCGCAATCGGCGTCCGCCGCGCGATCCGGTGAACGCGCTGCTGTCGCTCGGCTACTCGATGCTGGCGAAGGAACTCACCGGAGTTTGCCACGCAGTCGGGCTGGATCCGTTTCTCGGCTTCATGCACCAACCGCGCTATGGCCGCCCTGCCCTCGCGCTGGATTTGATGGAGGAGTTTCGCCCACTCGTTGCGGACAGCGTCGCCATCTCGCTCGTGAATCGTGGCGAGCTTGGCCCGGAGGATTTCATGCGGGGCGCGAACGGCACGTTTCTAAGTGACCGCGGGCGAAAGGCGTTTTGGGAAGCGTGGTTTCGCCGCTGCGACACGGAAGTCAGCCATCCGGAGTTTGAATACAAGATGGCGTATCGCCGAATGCTGGAAGTCCAGGCGCGACAGTTGTGGCGGTTTGTGCGCGGCGAGGCGGCGGCGTATCACGGTTTTACAACCCGCTGA